One Camelina sativa cultivar DH55 chromosome 3, Cs, whole genome shotgun sequence genomic window carries:
- the LOC104765536 gene encoding scarecrow-like protein 14: protein MGSYPDGFPGSMDQFDFTSEFDLPASNDTTLGLVASNGFYLDEPFLNFASMDPPPPQSYPQNNKAASGGDLLSSPSDDADFSDSVLKYISQVLMEEDMEEKPCMFHDALALQAAEKSLYEALGEKYPSSSSSASVDHPEKLTHDSPDGSCSGGAFSDYASTTTTTSSDSHWSVDGFENRSSWLQSPMPSNFVFQSTSRSNSVTVGGVGNRSGFGDDLVSNMFKDSELAMQFKRGVEEASKFLPKSSQLFIDVDSYIPSNSGSKENGSEVFVKTEKKDETEHHSSALPPNRLTGKKSHWRDDDEDSVEERSNKQSAVYVEESELSEMFDKILLCGPGKPVCILDQKFPAEPANVETAQQIAVQSNGAKIRGKKSTATTSLSNDSGKKETADLRTLLVLCAQAVSVDDRRTANEMLRQIREHSSPLGNGSERLAHYFANSLEARLAGTGTQIYTALSSKKTSAADMLKAYQTYMSVCPFKKAAIIFANHSLMRFTANASTIHIIDFGISYGFQWPALIHRLSLRPGGSPKLRITGIELPQRGFRPAEGVQETGHRLARYCQRHNVPFEYNAIAQKWETIKVEDLKLRQGEFVAVNSLFRFKNLLDETVLVNSPRDAVLKLIRKVNPNVFIPAILSGNYNAPFFVTRFREALFHYSAVFDMCDSKLTREDEMRLMFEKEFYGREIINVVACEGTERVERPETYKQWQVRLIRAGFRQLPLEKELMQNLKLKIDNGYDKNFDVDQNSNWLLQGWKGRIVYASSIWVPSSS from the coding sequence ATGGGTTCATATCCGGATGGATTCCCTGGATCCATGGACCAGTTCGATTTCACTAGCGAGTTTGATTTGCCTGCCTCCAACGATACCACCTTAGGTTTAGTTGCTTCCAATGGATTCTATCTAGATGAGCCTTTCTTAAATTTCGCATCCAtggatcctcctcctccacagtCTTATCCCCAGAACAACAAAGCTGCATCAGGAGGAGATCTGTTATCATCCCCATCTGATGACGCTGATTTCTCTGATTCTGTTTTGAAGTATATAAGCCAAGTTCTTATGGAGGAGGACATGGAAGAGAAGCCTTGTATGTTTCATGACGCCTTGGCTCTTCAAGCTGCTGAGAAATCTCTTTATGAGGCCCTTGGCGAGAagtacccttcttcttcttcctctgcttctgtGGACCATCCTGAGAAATTGACTCATGATAGCCCTGACGGTTCTTGTTCAGGTGGTGCCTTTAGTGATTACGCTAGCACCACCACTACTACTTCCTCTGATTCACACTGGAGTGTTGATGGTTTTGAGAATAGATCTTCTTGGTTACAGTCACCTATGCCgagtaattttgttttccagtCCACTTCTAGGTCCAACAGTGTCACGGTTGGTGGTGTTGGTAATAGGTCAGGTTTTGGCGATGATTTGGTTTCTAATATGTTTAAAGATAGTGAATTGGCTATGCAGTTCAAGAGAGGGGTGGAGGAAGCGAGTAAGTTCCTTCCTAAATCTTCTCAGCTCTTTATCGATGTGGATAGTTACATCCCGAGTAATTCAGGTTCCAAGGAAAATGGTTCTGAGGTTTTTGTTAAGAcggagaagaaggatgagacAGAACATCATAGCTCTGCTCTTCCCCCAAACAGGTTGACTGGAAAGAAAAGCCATTGGCGTGACGATGATGAGGATTCTGTTGAAGAAAGAAGTAACAAGCAATCAGCTGTTTATGTTGAGGAAAGTGAGCTTTCTGAAATGTTTGATAAGATCTTGTTATGTGGCCCTGGGAAACCTGTATGCATTCTTGACCAGAAGTTTCCAGCAGAGCCTGCCAATGTTGAGACGGCACAGCAAATTGCGGTGCAGTCAAATGGAGCAAAGATTCGTGGGAAGAAATCAACTGCTACTACTAGTCTAAGTAACGATTCAGGGAAGAAAGAAACTGCTGATTTGAGGACTCTTTTGGTGTTATGTGCACAAGCTGTATCAGTGGATGATCGTAGAACCGCCAACGAAATGCTAAGACAGATAAGGGAGCATTCTTCGCCTCTAGGCAACGGGTCAGAGAGATTGGCTCATTATTTTGCAAATAGTCTTGAAGCACGCTTAGCTGGGACAGGTACACAGATATATACTGCTTTATCTTCAAAGAAAACGTCTGCAGCAGACATGTTGAAGGCTTACCAGACATACATGTCCGTCTGTCCGTTCAAAAAAGCTGCTATCATATTTGCTAACCATAGCCTGATGCGCTTCACTGCAAACGCCAGCACGATCCACATAATAGATTTTGGGATATCTTACGGTTTTCAATGGCCTGCGCTGATTCATCGCCTCTCGCTCAGACCTGGTGGTTCGCCTAAGCTTCGGATTACCGGTATAGAGCTTCCTCAACGCGGTTTTAGACCAGCGGAAGGAGTTCAGGAGACTGGTCATCGCTTGGCTCGATACTGTCAGCGACACAATGTTCCGTTTGAGTACAACGCAATTGCTCAGAAATGGGAAACGATCAAAGTTGAAGACTTAAAGCTTCGACAAGGAGAGTTTGTGGCTGTAAACTCTTTGTTCCGtttcaagaaccttctagatgAGACCGTTCTGGTGAACAGCCCGAGAGATGCGGTTTTGAAGCTGATAAGAAAAGTAAACCCAAATGTCTTCATCCCTGCGATCCTAAGTGGAAACTACAACGCACCATTCTTTGTCACAAGGTTCAGAGAAGCGTTGTTTCATTACTCGGCTGTGTTTGATATGTGTGACTCGAAGCTAACGAGGGAAGACGAGATGAGGCTGATGTTTGAGAAGGAATTTTATGGGAGAGAGATCATTAATGTTGTGGCTTGTGAAGGAACGGAGAGAGTGGAGAGACCAGAGACGTATAAGCAGTGGCAGGTGAGGTTGATCAGAGCCGGATTTAGACAGCTTCCGCTTGAGAAGGAACTGATGCAAAATCTGAAGTTGAAAATCGATAACGGGTATGATAAAAACTTTGATGTTGATCAAAACAGTAATTGGTTGCTTCAAGGTTGGAAAGGTAGGATCGTGTATGCTTCATCTATTTGGGTTCCTTCGTCTTCATAG
- the LOC104778602 gene encoding telomere repeat-binding protein 5-like, protein MVLQKRLDYGFNGYEVPHTPRAARSPRKSAFKKKSENHQISSFDLLAAVAGKLLLEGGNSSSSSNNASSGNNDVHCAVKTEPLNGRDTTVEEETTNNIAERSFFVSEILPKSHEIQSFNRSPGPLTEFHFGSSSGVTSDSSEKFETQELAYEDTKIDNNSDHCYRSECNDKKSMLGGLNFEAKLSRNVVAKDEDHIGSGLRKPIPQNPSVCSDDIDLLGKENDDDGENLSARYRTKSFRSTLRIGDRRIRKVFASKYCKDSPKPRDTTVTNSDLDMKHGYYSKKHCLKSQRLERNYPIKKRRYFDGYTASQSEETAKTEGLSGSPRKVSGFLSSIACQKQPALQSRDSHVKLGIKSFRVPELFIEIPETATVGSLKRTVLEALTSILGGELRIGVLVHGKKVRDDSKMLLQSGISLDTLSDTLGFCLEPNPPQSTKPLPPEDSDYVRPCNVPHTLTRCLPSPGKHAKPSNSVESDLDSKPSAPNRAKTIYSRALIPVRPLHVQALTVVPPRKTKRSVVAQRRIRRPFSVAEVEALVQAVERLGTGRWRDVKLRAFDNAKHRTYVDLKDKWKTLVHTARISPQQRRGEPVPQELLDRVLTAHAYWSQQQGKHLLLEGMASLKSLDYPILNASGDNYLLWAMNTKINLKSKDLFECIEEDSTCTDKQKNKCIQHMHHHIAESLKNQYLFIEDPLALWTQLKRRYGHQKTVLLPKAEGRSGRGGQAGRGRGNKGRGPFKPQTKAKSVCHRCGMSNHWAKNCRTPKHLIDAYQEILKKNPEANLVHLDDEGDFDHENNDLLETSDCFKDDE, encoded by the exons CCAAGA AAGAGTGCTTTCAAGAAGAAAAGCGAAAACCATCAAATATCTTCGTTCGATTTGTTGGCTGCAGTAGCTGGCAAACTGCTTCTTGAAGGTGGGaattcttcttcctcaagtaACAACGCATCATCCGGTAATAATGATGTTCACTGTGCAGTTAAGACGGAACCGCTTAACGGCCGCGACACAACAGTGGAAGAAGAGACTACTAATAATATTGCTGAAAGAAGTTTCTTTGTCTCTGAGATCCTTCCAAAATCTCATGAAATTCAAAGTTTTAATAGATCTCCAGGTCCCCTTACAGAGTTCCACTTTGGATCTTCTTCTGGTGTAACTTCTGATTCTTCAGAGAAGTTTGAAACTCAAGAATTGGCCTATGAGGACACCAAGATCGACAACAATAGTGATCATTGCTATAGGTCAGAGTGTAATGATAAGAAATCAATGCTTGGTGGGCTAAACTTTGAAGCAAAGTTATCGAGAAACGTTGTAGCCAAGGATGAGGATCATATAGGTAGTGGATTAAGGAAACCAATTCCCCAAAATCCTTCAGTATGCTCTGATGATATAGATTTACTTGGTAaggaaaatgatgatgatggcgaaAACTTGTCAGCTCGTtacagaacaaaatcatttaggTCAACTCTGCGTATCGGAGatagaagaataagaaaagttTTTGCTTCAAAGTATTGTAAAGACTCTCCAAAGCCGAGAGATACTACGGTAACTAATTCAG ACTTGGACATGAAGCATGGTTACTACAGCAAGAAACATTGTCTCAAAAGCCAAAGATTAGAGAGAAACTAtcctattaaaaaaagaagatactTTGACGGTTATACAGCATCACAATCCGAAGAAACTGCTAAAACTGAAGGCCTTTCTGGTTCACCTCGAAAGG TTTCAGGTTTTCTTTCATCCATAGCTTGTCAGAAGCAGCCAGCGTTGCAGTCAAGAGATTCTCACG TGAAACTTGGAATCAAGTCATTTAGAGTTCCTGAACTTTTCATTGAAATCCCAGAGACTGCAACTGTTGGTTCACTAAAG AGGACAGTCTTGGAAGCTTTGACCTCGATACTTGGAGGTGAATTACGCATAGGTGTTCTTGTTCATGGGAAAAAAGTTAGAGACGACAGCAAAATGCTGCTTCAGAGTGGAATCTCTCTAGACACTCTTTCGGATACTCTAGGGTTTTGTCTTGAGCCCAATCCTCCACAATCCACTAAACCGCTACCTCCTGAAGATTCTGACTATGTTCGTCCCTGTAATGTACCTCACACTTTAACAAG GTGTCTCCCATCACCGGGGAAGCATGCTAAACCGAGTAATTCTGTAGAAAGTGACCTTGACTCGAAACCCTCAGCACCAAATAGGGCTAAAACCATATACTCCAGAGCCTTGATTCCAGTCCGTCCTCTGCATGTTCAGGCTTTGACCGTAGTCCCACCTCGGAAAACCAAGCGATCTGTGGTGGCGCAGCGCAGAATCCGTCGACCTTTCTCTGTTGCAGAAGTAGAGGCCCTAGTTCAAGCTGTGGAGAGACTTGGGACTGGAAg GTGGCGTGATGTAAAGTTGCGAGCTTTTGATAATGCTAAGCACCGGACTTACGTTGACTTGAAG GACAAATGGAAGACGCTGGTGCACACAGCAAGAATATCGCCGCAACAAAGGAGAGGTGAGCCAGTTCCACAGGAGCTCTTAGACAGGGTACTAACGGCTCATGCCTACTGGTCCCAGCAACAGGGGAAACACCTATTGCTAGAGGGA atggcaagcCTTAAGAGCCTAGACTATCCAATACTGAATGCTTCTGGTGATAACTACTTGCTATGGGCAATGAACACCAAGATCAACTTGAAGTCAAAGGACTTGTTCGAATGCATTGAAGAGGATTCCACATGCACGGACAAGCAAAAGAATAAGTGTATCCAGCACATGCATCACCAcattgctgagagtctcaaaaaCCAATACCTATTCATAGAAGATCCTCTCGCCCTTTGGACACAGCTTAAACGCCGTTAcgggcaccaaaagacggtgctccttccaaaggcCGA aggacgtagCGGTCGTGGAGGCCAAGCCGGCCGCGGACGTGGTAATAAGGGCCGCGGGCCGTTTAAGCCACAAACCAAGGcaaaatcggtttgtcaccgatgtggtatgtcaaaccactgggCAAAGAACTGCAGGACTCCCAAACACCTTATTGATGCATACCAAGAAATCttgaagaaaaatccagaagcTAATCTTGTGCATCttgatgatgaaggagacttcgatcatgagaataATGACCTGCTAGAGACTTCCGATTGTTTCAAAGATGATGAATaa